The DNA sequence CACTAGGCGTGGATTCAGCAGTGCCCCGGAGCACCAATGCTGATCATCCTTCTGAATGGACACCACATAGGGATAGTCTTCGATCAGCGCCTCTCTCGCCGCGATCAGCCGACGCGTAGCTGTTACAAGGGGAAGGGAAtttaagcaaaaaaataataaaatcctttactttattatcaatttattcattaatcGTTATTTTTCCTGCTTTTTTTCTTATTCGCAATCAGTTTACCTTTTGGTTTCTTCGCTGCAGTGCGCGTCGCGTTCGCTGATTTGGATTTAACGGTTCTCTTAGCTTTAGGTTTACCTTTGCCCTTGCTTCTCTGTGGACTCTTCCCACCCTTACGTTTCTTAGTCTTAGACCCGTTTCCTCTTGCAATCGTACCGTTcctcttaatattattattggccAATTTTTTTGCTTTGGGTTTAGCTGGATGTTTTACGCTTTTCCCTTTACGCTTTGCTTTAATATTTGACTTCAATTTACCTGTGGCGTTCCCGCTGACACCTTTCGGTTTTGCTTTTATCTTCCGATTGTCGTTTGTggattttactttacttttggTTGTAGTGTCTAATTTATCCGCGGCTTTGGATTCGTTGTTTTTGCTTGTTTTAGCAACATTTTCATGTGCGGCTGGTTTTTTAGTTGCTTTCTCTGTTTTCTTTTCCGTAGTTTCTTCTTTGTCGCCTGCTTCCTTTTGTACGCTTCTCATCGATGGAGCTTCTACTTTATCTGGTTTGATGGTATTTGGAGAAGGGGTAGATTTTTGTTCTACTTTCGTCGTCGTTGCGTTAATTTCTTCATTGGCTGCGCCTCTTTTAACTCTTACCGCTGACCAAGAGTAATCGGGTAAGATTTTCTTCACTCTGGACTTATGATTAAATCCTTGATCGATTGGGAAGTATGGGCTGTCGGGAACTCCCTCGATCATCTTGGACATGCCATGAGAAACAAGTTGGAATACTGTATACGGTTTCGCCGTC is a window from the Spodoptera frugiperda isolate SF20-4 chromosome 10, AGI-APGP_CSIRO_Sfru_2.0, whole genome shotgun sequence genome containing:
- the LOC118277702 gene encoding uncharacterized protein LOC118277702 isoform X1, whose translation is MKVPLIIFALIISYVLGDTIKFAEKRFPKKVKPYGTGKILINSKYEFKTKDKPKTTATPPPVTAKPYTVFQLVSHGMSKMIEGVPDSPYFPIDQGFNHKSRVKKILPDYSWSAVRVKRGAANEEINATTTKVEQKSTPSPNTIKPDKVEAPSMRSVQKEAGDKEETTEKKTEKATKKPAAHENVAKTSKNNESKAADKLDTTTKSKVKSTNDNRKIKAKPKGVSGNATGKLKSNIKAKRKGKSVKHPAKPKAKKLANNNIKRNGTIARGNGSKTKKRKGGKSPQRSKGKGKPKAKRTVKSKSANATRTAAKKPKATRRLIAAREALIEDYPYVVSIQKDDQHWCSGALLNPRLVITTANCLWKANRVSRMEVRAGSRYVDRGGQMAAIQEVMKHPGWGLRKSPDNDVALLLLDRNIKFSHSVHGVDLPNRVMLPPFDDAWVVSWGAERRDGIYDTESSTLQVFHTRLMNHDKCNNVTMRFSVIVSENFICLAQTGRTGPCTRDTGAPAVSDGILWGLASWGIRKLCGTERFPAMFSYLASHSNLDFIANATKSLMADKRYYPFVDRFPSLH